Part of the Acidimicrobiales bacterium genome, GGTGTCGCTGTCGGGTTGCGCTGCCACGTCGGGGGACTTCACGGTCCTGAGCTACAACGTGGCCGGCCTCCCGCAGGAGTTCTCGGGTGAGAACCCCGACGCGAACATCCCGCTGATCAGCCCGTTGCTCGACGACTACGACGTGGTGCTCACACAGGAGGACTTCGACTGGTGGGACCCGCTCCTCGACGGCCTCAGCTTCGCCCGCTACCACGAGCAGCTGCGGGCCCAGGCGACCCACCCCCACCGGTCGGCCCGGTGGCCGGGCCCGGCCGCTGCCGGCATCGACCCTGCGGTGCGCCCGGCCCCGTTCGTGGGCGACGGGCTCGGGGTGCTGTCGCGGCCGGAGTTCGCCGGTGAGACCCGGGTCGCCTGGCGCGACTGCTTCGGCGCCGCCGACACCAGCGACGGCGGGGCGGCGGACTGCCTGGCCGGCAAGGGCTTCTCGGTCGTGCGGATGACGCTGGCCCCGGACCTGACCGTCGACGTGTACAACCTGCACGGCGAAGCCGGCGGCACCGATCTCGACCAGCAGCTGCAGGAGGACGACTTCGTGCAGCTGGCCGCCTACATCCAGAGCCACAGCGCGGGGCGGGCGGTGATCCTGGCCGGCGACACCAACCTCCACACCAACAGCGACCACCCCGACGGCCACAACGGTGCCGACACCAGGGCGTGGGCCCAGTTCCTGGGCGCCACCGGCCTGACCGATGCCTGCGTCGCCGTCGGCTGCCCCGACGTCTCGTCGATCGACAAGGTGGCCTTCCGCAGCGGCGGCGGGGTCACGCTGACCGCCACCTCGCACGACTTCCCCCGCGCACGGTTCCGGGATCCCCAGGGCAACGACCTCAGCGACCACCCGCCGCTCGTCGTCGGGTTCCACTGGCAGAAGACGTGACCACCGGCCCTTAGATCAGTCGCCCGACGGGCTGAGGCCTGAGTCCGGGCCGAACGGGATGTCGTCGCTGGGCCAGTCCCGCAGCGACTCGAACGGGAAGATGCCCGTGCCGTGGCCGTCGTTCCAGTTGATGACGAGGCCCCAGGCGCCGTGGAGCTCCGCGCCCTCGACCCGCAGCGGCGTCGGGCTCCCGGGCCGGGGCCACGCGGCCTCGCCCCGATCCCGCAGGCCACGGCAGGTCGCGCAGGGACAGTTCCGGCGGAGGGTCAACAGGTCGAACCGCGCCACGTGACCGTCGAGGAACGTGATCGAGACGCCCTCGTCCCGCTTCACGTCGATCGTCTCCGGCTCGTACCGATCCTCCATGGCCGCAGCCTGCACCCGACGGCGGCTGCGGTGCGAACCGAGTGACCCTGCCATCATCGGAGGGCGACCGACCAGGGGGACCACGGATGCCGGAGTTCGACAGCGACCTGGAGCACGCCGACGACGAGACCATCGCCGCGGCCGTCGGCCACGCCCTCCTCCCGCCGCTGCTGGCCGCCCTCGCCGCCGACCTCGACGACCTGTCGCTGGTCCCCGACCACCTCCGGCCCGACCTGTCGACCACCATCGATCCCAGCGGCGGCCTGTCCGGGGCCCAGCTCACCGAGGCCCGGGAGGTCGCCGTGGCGGCCATCAAGCGGTTGCGGGAGCGGGGCACCCCGCCCGCCACGAGAGCACTCCCCGTCGCGACGCTCCGCCCCCTGCTGGCGTTCGTGTCCGGCGGTGTCGAGGTGGACGACTACCTGGAGCTGCTGCGGGAGGAGCTGAACCTCGGCGAGGACCTCCGCTCCCCCACCTGGACCAAGGACGACCTCGCCCCCGACCGCCCCTTCCGGGTGGCCGTCATCGGCGCCGGGATGTCGGGTCTGGTGGCCGCCCACCGCCTCCGCCAGGCCGGGCTCGACGTGGTGGTCGTCGAGAAGAACGCGGACGTCGGCGGCACCTGGTACGAGAACACCTACCCCGGCTGCCGGGTCGACGTCTCCAACCACTTCTACAGCTACTCGTTCGCCCAGCGCCTCGACTGGCCGGACCACTTCTCGCCTCAACCGGTGCTGCTCGACTACTTCCGCCGCTTCGCCGACGACCACGACCTGCGCCCGCTGATCCGCTTCGACACCGAGGTGACGGCGATCGAGCTGGACGAGGCCACCATGACCTGGCGCCTCGAGCTCGTCGGCCCCGAGGGCGAGGGCACCCTGGAGGCGAACGCCGTGGTCAGCGCCGTCGGGCAGCTCAACCGGCCCAACCTGCCCGACATCCCGGGCCTCGACGGCTTCGCCGGCCCGTCGTTCCACTCGGCCCGCTGGGACCACGACGTCGACCTGGCCGGGAAGCGGGTCGCCGTGATCGGCACCGGGGCGAGCGCCGCCCAGTTCATCCCCGAGGTCGCCAAGGAGGCCGCCCACCTCACGGTCTTCCAGCGCACCCCCGCCTGGTTCCTCCCCACGCCCGACTACCACGAGCCGGTCGCACCCGAGGCGCAGTGGCTGTTCCGCAACGTCGGTGGCTACGCCAACTGGTACCGCTACTTCATCTTCTGGCTGAACGTGGAGGGCGTGCGGGCGGCGGCCATCGTCGACCCGGACTGGGACGACGGCGAGGGGGGCGAGCAGTCGGTCAGCGCCATCAACGACGGGGCCCGGCAGATCCTCACCGCCTACATCCACATGCAGTTCGCCGACCTGCCCGAGCTGCTCCCCCACGTCGTGCCCGAGTACCCGCCGTTCGCCAAGCGGTTCATCCGCGACGACGGCGCCTGGGCCGAGGCGCTGCGGCGCGAGAACGTCGACCTCGTGACCGGCGGCGTCGCCGGGGTGACGCCGGACGGGGTCGCCACCGTCGACGGGGAGCTCCACGAGGCCGACGTGATCGTCTACGGCACGGGGTTCACGGCGTCGGACTTCCTGATGCCGATGAAGGTGGTGGGCCGGGGCGGCGTCGAGCTGCACGAGCGGTGGAAGGGCGATGCCCGGGCGCTGCTCGGCATCACGCTGCCGCAG contains:
- a CDS encoding NAD(P)/FAD-dependent oxidoreductase, whose amino-acid sequence is MPEFDSDLEHADDETIAAAVGHALLPPLLAALAADLDDLSLVPDHLRPDLSTTIDPSGGLSGAQLTEAREVAVAAIKRLRERGTPPATRALPVATLRPLLAFVSGGVEVDDYLELLREELNLGEDLRSPTWTKDDLAPDRPFRVAVIGAGMSGLVAAHRLRQAGLDVVVVEKNADVGGTWYENTYPGCRVDVSNHFYSYSFAQRLDWPDHFSPQPVLLDYFRRFADDHDLRPLIRFDTEVTAIELDEATMTWRLELVGPEGEGTLEANAVVSAVGQLNRPNLPDIPGLDGFAGPSFHSARWDHDVDLAGKRVAVIGTGASAAQFIPEVAKEAAHLTVFQRTPAWFLPTPDYHEPVAPEAQWLFRNVGGYANWYRYFIFWLNVEGVRAAAIVDPDWDDGEGGEQSVSAINDGARQILTAYIHMQFADLPELLPHVVPEYPPFAKRFIRDDGAWAEALRRENVDLVTGGVAGVTPDGVATVDGELHEADVIVYGTGFTASDFLMPMKVVGRGGVELHERWKGDARALLGITLPQFPNLFLLYGPNTNIVVNGSITYFSECEVHYVVGCLRELLAQGARALEPTEAAHDAYNERVDAQNLRMAWGASTVNSWYKNATGRSAQNWPFSLLEYWQLTRQPDLSQYHLL
- a CDS encoding DUF971 domain-containing protein, translated to MEDRYEPETIDVKRDEGVSITFLDGHVARFDLLTLRRNCPCATCRGLRDRGEAAWPRPGSPTPLRVEGAELHGAWGLVINWNDGHGTGIFPFESLRDWPSDDIPFGPDSGLSPSGD
- a CDS encoding endonuclease/exonuclease/phosphatase family protein is translated as MLGTLKVKRLFTVGAALAMTSVSLSGCAATSGDFTVLSYNVAGLPQEFSGENPDANIPLISPLLDDYDVVLTQEDFDWWDPLLDGLSFARYHEQLRAQATHPHRSARWPGPAAAGIDPAVRPAPFVGDGLGVLSRPEFAGETRVAWRDCFGAADTSDGGAADCLAGKGFSVVRMTLAPDLTVDVYNLHGEAGGTDLDQQLQEDDFVQLAAYIQSHSAGRAVILAGDTNLHTNSDHPDGHNGADTRAWAQFLGATGLTDACVAVGCPDVSSIDKVAFRSGGGVTLTATSHDFPRARFRDPQGNDLSDHPPLVVGFHWQKT